One genomic segment of Streptomyces niveus includes these proteins:
- a CDS encoding heavy-metal-associated domain-containing protein — MTAETKIETETARTTGSCCSPTGSCHDGAADATTDSFTTVYAVTGMTCGHCEGAVSDEISALQGVTSVKAEAATGRVTVISEAPLNESDVRAAVDEAGYELTGQA; from the coding sequence ATGACCGCAGAGACGAAGATCGAGACGGAGACCGCCCGGACCACCGGTTCCTGCTGCTCGCCCACCGGCTCCTGCCACGACGGCGCCGCCGACGCCACGACGGACTCCTTCACCACGGTGTACGCGGTCACCGGCATGACGTGCGGCCACTGCGAGGGCGCGGTCTCCGACGAGATCTCCGCGCTCCAGGGCGTCACATCGGTCAAGGCCGAGGCCGCCACCGGCCGGGTGACCGTGATCTCCGAGGCCCCGCTCAACGAGAGCGACGTGCGCGCGGCGGTCGACGAGGCGGGTTACGAACTGACCGGCCAGGCCTGA